In Xiphophorus couchianus chromosome 24, X_couchianus-1.0, whole genome shotgun sequence, a single genomic region encodes these proteins:
- the taf8 gene encoding transcription initiation factor TFIID subunit 8, with the protein MGDSSAASGTSLNSSGRGAKAASSPAENYQLARRRTLQVVVSALLTESGFESAEKAAVETLTEMMQSYITEIGRSAKMYCEHTARSVPTLSDTVVTLIEMGFNVDTLPVYAKRSQRMVITAPPVTNAPVTPKSLSAGQKRTHPSHIPGHFPEFPDPHTYIKTPTFREPVSDYQVVREKAATQRRDVERALTRFMAKTGETQSLFKDDISAFPLIAARPSTIPYLNALLPSELELQTLEETDSSEQDDQTDSENAAGNVIADDPSADKENSVLPPGGVVPSTKASEDNVIDNPYLRPVKKPKVRRKK; encoded by the exons ATGGGGGATTCCTCGGCAGCATCGGGGACGTCGCTGAATTCAAGCGGG CGGGGAGCTAAAGCAGCCTCCAGCCCCGCAGAGAACTACCAGCTGGCCCGGCGGCGGACCCTGCAGGTTGTTGTCAGCGCCCTGCTTACCGAGAGCGGCTTCGAGAGCGCCGAGAAGGCCGCCGTGGAGACGCTGACGGAGATGATGCAGAGCT ACATAACTGAAATCGGTCGAAGTGCTAAAATGTACTGTGAACACACAGCCAGGAGCGTCCCGACGTTGTCGGACACCGTGGTGACCCTCATTGAAATGG GTTTCAACGTCGACACGCTGCCTGTGTACGCCAAGCGATCTCAGAGGATGGTCATAACCGCCC cTCCAGTGACGAACGCGCCGGTGACTCCTAAATCTCTGTCTGCTGGACAAAAGCGGACGCATCCGTCTCACATTCCCGGCCACTTCCCGGAGTTCCCCGACCCTCACACCTACATCAAAACACCC ACATTTCGAGAGCCTGTGTCGGACTACCAGGTAGTGAGAGAAAAAGCTGCCACCCAGAGGAGAGACGTGGAACGAGCACTGACCCGTTTCATGGCCAAAACCGGAGAAACCCAAAGCCTCTTCAAAGATGACATCTCTGCCTTTCCCT TGATCGCTGCCCGGCCGAGCACCATCCCGTACCTCAATGCCCTCCTTCCTTCAGAGCTGGAACTGCAGACTCTGGAGGAGACGGACTCGTCAGAGCAGGACGACCAGACAGACAGCGAGAACGCAGCAGGGAATGTTATCGCT GATGATCCGAGCGCCGACAAAGAGAACTCCgtgctgccccctggtggcgtCGTTCCATCAACCAAGGCCAGCGAAGACAACGTGATTGACAACCCGTATCTCCGGCCCGTCAAGAAACCCAAAGTGAGGAGGAAGAAATGA